A single region of the Zonotrichia leucophrys gambelii isolate GWCS_2022_RI chromosome 9, RI_Zleu_2.0, whole genome shotgun sequence genome encodes:
- the FOXL2 gene encoding forkhead box protein L2 codes for MMSNYPDGEEDTVALLAHDTGGSKEPDRGKEELSADKGPEKPDPSQKPPYSYVALIAMAIRESAEKRLTLSGIYQYIISKFPFYEKNKKGWQNSIRHNLSLNECFIKVPREGGGERKGNYWTLDPACEDMFEKGNYRRRRRMKRPFRPPPTHFQPGKTLFGPDSYGYLSPPKYLQSTFMNNSWPLAQPPAPMPYTSCQMSGGNVSPVNVKGLSGPASYSPYSRVQSMALPSMVNSYNGVGHHHHHHPHAHHPQQLSPASPAPPSAPAANGAGLQFACARQPAELSMMHCSYWEHDSKHSALHSRIDI; via the coding sequence ATGATGAGCAACTACCCGGACGGCGAGGAGGACACGGTGGCGCTGCTGGCTCATGACACCGGCGGCAGCAAGGAGCCGGATCGGGGCAAGGAGGAGCTGAGCGCGGACAAGGGCCCCGAGAAGCCGGACCCCTCGCAGAAGCCCCCTTATTCCTACGTGGCCCTGATCGCCATGGCCATTCGGGAGAGCGCGGAGAAGAGGCTTACGCTGTCTGGGATCTACCAGTACATCATCAGCAAGTTCCCTTTCTACGAGAAGAACAAGAAAGGCTGGCAGAACAGCATCCGCCACAACCTCAGCCTCAACGAGTGCTTCATCAAGGTGCCCCGGGAGGGCGGCGGCGAGCGCAAGGGCAACTACTGGACCCTGGACCCCGCCTGCGAGGACATGTTCGAGAAGGGCAACTACCGCAGAAGACGAAGGATGAAACGGCCTTTCCGGCCGCCTCCGACCCACTTCCAGCCGGGCAAGACCCTCTTCGGCCCCGACAGCTACGGCTACCTGTCCCCGCCCAAGTACTTGCAGTCCACCTTCATGAACAACTCGTGGCCGCTGGCGCAGCCCCCCGCGCCCATGCCCTACACGTCCTGCCAGATGTCTGGTGGGAACGTCAGCCCCGTCAATGTGAAAGGACTCTCGGGCCCGGCGTCCTACAGCCCCTACTCGCGGGTGCAGAGCATGGCGCTGCCCAGCATGGTGAACTCCTACAACGGCGTgggccaccaccaccaccaccacccgCACGCCCAccacccccagcagctcagcccgGCCAGCCCCGCGCCGCCCTCGGCCCCGGCGGCAAACGGAGCCGGCCTCCAGTTTGCCTGCGCCCGCCAACCCGCCGAGCTGTCCATGATGCACTGTTCTTACTGGGAGCACGACAGCAAACACAGCGCCCTGCACTCCCGCATAGACATCTAG